cagctgtgggaaaagctgtaaaaattgGGAGGGAACTCATGATTGCAGAtttttccaggcagctgctATTTGTGGAAATGAAAAGACATGAGATAACTgttttcttgtggagaagtcgccataacattaacaagaggaacttctctccctaagtgttgtgaagaaagactattctagAGGTTGTAAACTGGCTGAAAATATTAGATTTTGTCTCTTTACATTGTCAGGTTGTATGGAGAGAGGAAGTGTTCTGAAACTTTTATTCTGATTCTTATTACACTTTCTTTTAGTTACTAttaataaacttttctttatgCACTTTTAGCCTACTTTGCCTTTCTCttaatcctatctcacagcaggaaatgagtaAGTATATTCTAGTGAGTGCACTGGTAATTAGCCAGCACTGAACCCACCACACTAATTGATGCATTGGCTGAGAAACCTCAAACTGGCGAACCAAAATCACTACAGAAAACTTCCAGATGAACTGCCCCAGGCCAGAGGGAAATCAAGGCAGAGCCATGGTTTGTCAGGACTTGCTTGATCCTAATGAGCTCCATGGCGCAtttggagctgagccctggaacCTCAGGGCCTGAGAGGAGATTGCACAAACCTTTCCAGGActcaaaggcagaagaaaagccCAAAGTGTCTCAAAGCATTAATGGGTGCCACTGAGGTCCATCCCCAACAAAGGCTCCTCATGGACTCCTTGGAGGAGAGAACTGCAGGCCAGGATGGCACAAAAACCCCTCAGAGActcaaaatggcacaaaaacctctcagtgtggaaaggaaaatcaaaagtACCTTAAAAAAGTTGACTATCTCAAAGTATTAATGAGCCCCACTGAGTGTCAGTACAAAGCTCTACAGGGACTCATTAAAGCAGATAATTGGGGCCATGATTGCACAAACCTCTCACAGAGTCTGTATCCAAAGGGAAACACCAAGTACCTTAAAAGAACTGAAGTACCTTGAAGCATTAATGAGCCCCACTGAGTGTTGTTCCTGACAAAGCCTCTCCAGGGACTAATTACAGCAGATAATTGGAGGCCATGATTGCAGAAAGCTCTCAGAGACTGCAAGGCAAAAGCCAAAGCCAAAGTCCTTTGCAaaacctgcagtgcctgggagcattgtggagcccccagggccattcctgagcaaggctccccagggactccttccagcagatccttgaggccactgggatgtgggctagggggggatgctgagggcaggacaaggggctgacagtgcccagcctggctggggctgtgccaggaggcccCAGGGCCTCAGGACAAGGTGTCTCCTGACAGCCCTTGGTGGCACAGACCCTGCCGTGCCCCAGGCCACCAAGACTTGCCTTCTCTTTGTCCCCACCTGTCATCAGTGCCTCcagttctctgctctgcctggggcctggggacactttcTCAGTCGTGTCCCTCACTGGGACCCATTAAAAGTCAAAGAAACTTTGGAGTTGGATTCTGACTTGGAGTTCTGGAGAGgtttctgcagctccctctcagGGCCTGATGTTCAGGGCCTGAGCACAAAGCCCCAGAGGCTCATTCAAgtccttgtgctgtgtctgtgctgctgagctgggccgggctcctggcacagagggtgaTGCTGGTAAGCAAGCAGagcttcaaaagcacatttctctggatgagcagctcttctcccagcccagcagggctggggcactgcctgcagccagcgtgggcacagcccagaggcacagagagcttcaatcagtcagggctgggaaggtgctgagaagtgcctggggcagaatcactgccagcccttggcacaggaacctctggctgcaggacaatgcagctgcagctcctgcagtgatcTCCTCCAGCTGGAACATGCCAatgcccacagcccctgtgagtCCATTCTCTGATGGTGTcttgtgcagagcagccaggggtgcccagggctgtcctgcagagcagggtcctgcagcccagggcgctgtgctgggccagggactctgctgcctgccagggacagctctcagccggcccggggagctgctgccagcgcTGGCCAGAAGCTGTGGGGGGAAGGAGCcaccctgagcagggcaggtgctgctgctgagagctgctggctggggcagggctgctcccagctccagaccagcctgggcacagctccggAGGACACTTCCCAAAGAAGGTAAGCCTGGGATTGCTGTACAGATCAGGAGCTTTCCTGAGAGTGTTTTCAATTTCCTGTTTGGAATAGGATGAGacaaaaagatttttgctttttatacaATTTTCATGTATTCATAGCTCTGTAGACTACTATTATATTGTTATAAAATTATAATCCTTACTTAACTCTATTAAACTCTTAATTAGCTCTATTAAACTATGATTATATACTTATTTAACTCTAATccttaattaactctagtacATTTCCTAACCTTTCTCTTAGATTGTATAACAATAAGCAGGTTGTCtatatccatttttaaaatactatataGTCTTATTATCAGGAAGAGGACCAACAAGaagaacattttggtttttgacCAGAATGTGAGCAGTCATAACTAAATGTGGGGCAAAGAAGCTCTTGGACCTACACCAATGGGTTGAGTTAGGGGTGTGTAACTGGGACAACTGATTCTCCTATTCAGTGTTCCTGTTAAATATCCTAATTAATCAACCCTTATAAATTGTTGAAATCAGGAGCCGATTGTGCCTCATCCCCACTGGGACACCTTGAAGCTTCCAATAAAGGTTTGCTTTTTACTTTACTGTTCGAACTCTGTTGCAagggcttttgttttttttttttttttctcttttgatcaTAGACAACAGGGGgatgagagaagcagaagaggaaTTGTAATCCCAGAATGACAGAACattctgagttgaaaggaaCACACAGGATCATCAAAGAAATGTTTGAACATTTACAGAGACTCCAGAACTGTGACTTTGGGTGGTCAGtctctctgctggcagcctccCAAAGGGCCTTCAGccactgctcagccctggacagcagcagcatcaccttggcagggcccagcagggctctcctgagctgcccttgcccagctgcacacagaccctgccccagccagggcccTGCACACAGGCAGGTTTCTGTAGGGCCGGGCCGAGGGCACACGGGGTGGGATGGGCTCTGTGAGTGCTGGCAAGGACAAGGCACCTCTCAGGAGGGAATGTCCAGGCCCAGGGAGATGCTCGGGGAAGGAGAGGGGGCtgaacagagcagtgctgggggaacaagcccatccagcccctcacctgccctCAGCCACAGGGAATCCTTTGCCTCTCCCATCTCTCAGTGCCAAACTCTGAGtgcagcaggaatgctggggATTTCTGACCTCAGAGAGCCAGGAATGATGTGTGGGCAGGAAAACAATTCCTTAAACAAATTCTTAAACAATTCCATCCATCCCTGTTTTATAGGACTGTGAGTAAAGATGGTAACAAGCCTTTCTGCATTAGGAGTAATTCACCTGACAAATCCTGAATATCCAGCCGTGTCCCTCTGCCACATGGCCACAAAccaagggcagcagggcagggatagCTCCTTGAGAgcccccaggcacagccctggctgctcctggcacactcagccagcacagctggagctcaggcagGGACCTGGGTGAAGGTTTTCCCAGAGCAGGAACAAGGGTGGGTGagtcccagcaggacaggctaCAGGGAATGGCCCAGGTTTGGCTCCAAGCAGCCTCTCCTGACTTGTCACTGTCCTTTCTCCATGAACAGGTGCCcatgtgcagccacagcaaatgtccaacagcagctccatcagccacttcctcctgctggcactggcagagacgcggcagctgcagctcctgcacttctgcctcttgctgggcatctccctggctgccctcctgggcaacgGCCTCATCATCAGCGCCGGAGCCTGcggccaccacctgcacacgcccatgttcttcttcctgctcaacctggccctcagcgacctgggctccatctgcaccactgtccccaaagccatgcacaattccctctgggacaccagcaccatctcctacactggatgtgctgctcagctctttttatttctattcttcATCTCATCAGAGTTTTATCTCCTGACCATCATGTGCTACGACCGCTACGTGTCCAtctgcaaacccctgcactacgagaccctcctgggcagcagagcttgtgcccacatggcagcagctgcctgggccagtgccTTTCTCAATGCTCTCATGCTCACAGCcaatacattttccctgcccctgtgccatggcaatACCCTGGGCCAGTTCTTCTGTGACCTGCCCCAGATTCTCAGGctttcctgccccaaatcccacctcaGGGAACTTGGGCTCATTGTGCTCTCCATCTGTTTAGCACTTGGCTGTTTtgtgttcattgttttctcctatgtgcagatcttcagggctgtgctgaggatcccctctgagcagggacggcacaaagccttttccacctgcctccctcacctggccGTCGTCTCTCTGTTCTTAAGCACTGGCGTATTTGCTCACCTGAAGCCCCCGTCCatgtcctccccatccctggatctggCCCTGTCAGTTCTCTACTCAgtggtgcctccagccctgaaccccctcaTCTACAGCCTGAGGAACCAGGAGCTCAAGACTGCAGTGTGGAGACTGATCACTTGGCAATTTCACAAACATTAAACTGTTGGCCAATTTCTGCAAAACACTTAGGATAAAAGTAATCTTTGATACTTCTTGTAGGTTTCATTTTGGaggttctttttctttgttttgtttttaaaatattgtccACAAAGAAGTATCATTGTTTGttccatttctcattttccctccACCTTCCCTGTGGCCACAGACTGTGTCAATGAGGGGCTGCTCTCTCGGTGGCAATAAGGGAACTGAAGGATTTCCCAGCAAAGTTTTCTGCAGACCTGCCTTtttgttgcctcctctggagctgcagcagcaatgtctgtgtgcagagctgggggcagatcagtgctggcacagcagctgtgcccagcagcagcagcagcacttggtgttgccagtgctgctcccgtggccctgccccgctgccctgctggccctggtgttgctgcagggcctgagtgCTCTCGGGGCCGGGCACAgtcctgggggtggcagtgccggggctgcagcagggacaggccatgggcactgctggggcagcgctgacgcctcaggccagggcctgggggctccaggctccTTGCCCAGGCTCTCTCAAGAACACGGCCAGGCcaatgctcagcacagaaaacccccgtcagcagccccaggctggccgtgggcaggctgggggcaaacAGCACGGCTGGTGCTCTGCAAGGGCCCTTGGGGAacgggaaggagcagcagagcaggggctgatccatccccagtgcgctgcacagccagggcagcgTCCCAGAGCGTCCTCATGGAGCTGCCAACAACatcccccctctgcagccctggcctctcccccagctcacacaggtgccgcatccttgcaggcacagacacGGCAGCGCTGGCTCAGGAGCCCCTGTTTGCATTGCACACAGCAGGCGGGAGCACCCccgtgctggtgctgtggggaCATGAACCTGAGGCAGCACAAATGCCAtcagcccctggggccaggaagggctgggggacgCCAGGGAAAGCactcagctttgtcctggcctctgcactcagccagaaagtttgttcccatcagctgggacgttcctgtcccactgcagacgctgttgctcagagccagggctgcctggcagccacccccaaactgccctgagcatttccttggcttcacctttgctttctttactCTTTCCTGGTTCAGATTTCTTCCTCttgcccagccctgttccctgccctgcacacagcccatCCCTGTTTGCCCTTTCCTCTCTGGCCCCACTCCCCATTCCAGTTCCTGACTTGGCACCATGGGAACGTCCCTTGGGGAGCAGGATCATCccacaagtgctgcaggaattgtctgcaggctcctgcagtgcctcgtgctgctcccttgccagaggcagcccaggccaggggggcacatctgggctgctgtgtctgcctgtggggCTCCCTGTtctgggcaaggaggaggaggagctgcagaggctctgcaggactgacaggatgggctttggggctgtgaggagaagctgagggacctgggctgctgcagcttctgaagaggaggcccagggctcctgctgcaACTGCTCCAAGGGTGGTTTCagacaatcacagaatcagcaACGTTGGAAAAGTCCttggagatcatcaagtccaacctgtgccctgacacctccttgtctcccctgagcctcctcttctccaggataaacaaccccagctccctcagctgctcctcacaggacttgtgctccagacccctcaccagccttgttgccctcctctggacacgctccagcccctccatgtgcTTCCTAAATTggggggcccagaactggacacagcactcaaggtgctggcaagcagtgcccagcacaggggaagaatcactgccctgctcctgctggccacaccattcctgatccaggccaggagccattggctttcttggccacctgggcacacggctggctcatgtccagcttgctgtccatcagtccctgcaggtccctttctgcctggctgctctccagcccctctgtccccagcctggagcgctgcaggggttgttgtggcaaaagtgcaggacctggcacttggacTTGTTCAACCTCACCTTGTTGGATTTGggccctggatccagcctgtcc
This Vidua chalybeata isolate OUT-0048 chromosome W unlocalized genomic scaffold, bVidCha1 merged haplotype SUPER_W_unloc_5, whole genome shotgun sequence DNA region includes the following protein-coding sequences:
- the LOC128782963 gene encoding olfactory receptor 14A16-like; this translates as MSNSSSISHFLLLALAETRQLQLLHFCLLLGISLAALLGNGLIISAGACGHHLHTPMFFFLLNLALSDLGSICTTVPKAMHNSLWDTSTISYTGCAAQLFLFLFFISSEFYLLTIMCYDRYVSICKPLHYETLLGSRACAHMAAAAWASAFLNALMLTANTFSLPLCHGNTLGQFFCDLPQILRLSCPKSHLRELGLIVLSICLALGCFVFIVFSYVQIFRAVLRIPSEQGRHKAFSTCLPHLAVVSLFLSTGVFAHLKPPSMSSPSLDLALSVLYSVVPPALNPLIYSLRNQELKTAVWRLITWQFHKH